The Brassica napus cultivar Da-Ae chromosome C7, Da-Ae, whole genome shotgun sequence genome has a segment encoding these proteins:
- the LOC125590451 gene encoding uncharacterized protein LOC125590451, translating into MGERREIEPAMVQETVEQVEMLKVWLKEAHDRQKSYGDKRRKDLEFQVGDLVYLKMRTFQGGSKTRKLKKLKPRYMGPYSVLERIGAVAYRLDLSEELSDFHDVFHVSVLRKVVREPKLILLQPPSDLDRNLRAPCQPIEILDRQVKAHDGTMTTLVKVRWERDGIHEETWEPETQMRSDYPKFFRDDIRQSVVT; encoded by the coding sequence ATGGGGGAGCGACGTGAGATTGAACCAGCCATGGTTCAAGAGACAGTAGAGCAAGTTGAGATGCTGAAGGTTTGGCTTAAGGAAGCCCATGACCGTCAGAAGAGTTATGGAGATAAGCGGCGTAAGGATTTGGAGTTCCAGGTTGGCGACCTTGTATACCTGAAAATGAGGACATTTCAAGGAGGATCTAAGACTCGGAAGTTGAAGAAGCTTAAACCAAGATATATGGGACCATACTCCGTTTTGGAGCGAATTGGAGCAGTTGCTTACCGATTGGATTTATCGGAAGAGTTATCAGACTTCCATGATGTGTTTCATGTTTCGGTTTTAAGGAAAGTCGTGAGAGAACCAAAGCTCATTTTGCTACAGCCGCCCAGTGACCTTGACAGAAATTTGCGTGCGCCGTGTCAGCCAATAGAGATATTGGATCGGCAAGTGAAAGCACATGATGGTACGATGACTACATTGGTCAAAGTTCGTTGGGAGAGAGATGGTATTCACGAGGAGACTTGGGAGCCAGAAACCCAAATGAGGAGTGATTATCCGAAATTTTTCCGAGATGATATTAGGCAGTCAGTTGTGACATGA